A region from the Nitrospirota bacterium genome encodes:
- the ffh gene encoding signal recognition particle protein: protein MFEALTDRFDRLFRKFADRKTLSEKEVRQFLDELRGVLLAGDVHLDVVKKVVEDLGKSALDQAKIAGVTATEQLLSLVGRHLVDLLGGQARKISFLPEEPKVVMLVGLQGTGKTTTAAKLARLSQRQGCKPILVALDWKRPAAIEQLEVLGRRLGVPVFRPAEKHRHLEDAVRDALALAREQALTPVILDTAGRLHVDQELMDELKRIREIAQPAEILFVADGAVGQDAAVQARTFHESIGITGVILTKLDGDARAGAALSISSVTGKPIVWTGVGEELDALEEFHPERMASRILGYGDLQTLFEKVQERVSAEKEARFKDMMASGRFTLDDFREQIQQVTSFGPLESVLKLIPGVGKMLRGGADMSKAEKDLKRTLAVIDSMTRKERAQPVLLDGRRRRRIAKGSGTKVEDVNRVLNQYGMFKKMFLDMSKRGPAAFEQDDMMKALGSRMGMRM, encoded by the coding sequence ATGTTTGAAGCGCTGACCGACCGGTTCGACCGACTCTTCCGAAAATTCGCGGACCGGAAAACCCTCTCCGAAAAGGAAGTCCGGCAATTCCTCGATGAACTGCGCGGCGTCCTCCTCGCGGGCGACGTCCATCTCGACGTGGTCAAGAAGGTCGTCGAGGACCTGGGCAAGTCGGCCCTCGATCAGGCGAAAATCGCCGGCGTCACGGCCACGGAACAACTCCTTTCCCTCGTCGGCCGGCATCTGGTCGATCTTCTCGGAGGGCAGGCTCGAAAAATCTCTTTCTTACCGGAGGAACCGAAGGTCGTCATGCTGGTCGGACTCCAAGGCACCGGCAAGACCACCACCGCGGCCAAGCTCGCCCGGCTCTCACAGCGGCAGGGCTGCAAGCCGATCCTCGTGGCGCTGGACTGGAAACGGCCCGCCGCCATCGAGCAGTTGGAGGTCCTCGGACGACGTTTGGGCGTCCCCGTCTTCCGTCCGGCCGAGAAGCATCGACACCTAGAAGACGCCGTGCGCGATGCCCTCGCGCTTGCCCGCGAACAAGCACTCACCCCCGTCATTCTGGACACCGCGGGCCGCCTGCACGTGGACCAGGAGCTGATGGATGAACTGAAACGGATCCGGGAGATCGCCCAGCCCGCGGAAATTCTTTTCGTAGCGGACGGCGCCGTCGGACAGGACGCGGCCGTGCAGGCCCGCACCTTCCACGAATCCATCGGCATCACGGGTGTCATCCTCACCAAGCTGGACGGTGACGCGCGCGCAGGCGCGGCCCTTTCCATCTCCTCGGTGACCGGAAAGCCCATCGTGTGGACCGGCGTGGGCGAGGAACTCGACGCCCTCGAAGAGTTCCACCCGGAACGGATGGCTTCGCGCATCCTCGGCTACGGCGACCTCCAGACGCTGTTCGAAAAAGTTCAGGAGCGCGTGAGCGCCGAGAAGGAGGCGCGATTCAAGGACATGATGGCTTCCGGCCGATTTACGCTGGACGATTTCCGGGAGCAGATCCAGCAGGTCACGTCTTTCGGGCCGCTCGAAAGTGTGCTAAAACTCATCCCTGGAGTCGGCAAGATGCTCCGAGGAGGAGCCGACATGTCCAAGGCCGAGAAGGACCTCAAGCGGACACTGGCCGTGATAGACTCCATGACCCGAAAGGAGCGCGCCCAGCCTGTTCTCTTGGACGGACGGCGCAGACGCCGCATCGCCAAGGGAAGCGGGACGAAGGTGGAGGACGTCAATCGGGTATTGAATCAGTACGGCATGTTCAAGAAGATGTTTCTCGACATGTCGAAACGCGGGCCCGCGGCCTTCGAGCAGGACGATATGATGAAAGCGCTCGGAAGCCGGATGGGCATGAGAATGTGA
- the rpsP gene encoding 30S ribosomal protein S16: MSVAIRMRRIGRRGIPKYRIVATPTRSKRDGRYLENLGTFNPKDKKGGLLLRMDAYEKWIQKGAVPSVLLKKLYTQLKKQQAATAA; encoded by the coding sequence ATGTCAGTTGCAATTCGGATGAGACGCATCGGCCGCAGAGGAATCCCGAAGTATCGGATCGTGGCGACGCCCACCCGCTCGAAGCGAGACGGCCGCTACCTGGAAAACCTCGGCACGTTCAACCCCAAAGACAAGAAGGGGGGACTCCTTCTGAGGATGGACGCGTACGAGAAGTGGATTCAGAAGGGCGCCGTGCCGTCCGTCCTGCTCAAGAAGCTCTATACTCAGCTGAAGAAACAGCAAGCCGCAACCGCAGCGTAA
- a CDS encoding KH domain-containing protein has protein sequence MAESPLKSLVEAMTKLIVDYPDKVEIKEIEGEQTSVIELRVAKEDLGKVIGKEGRTAHAMRTILGAASSRVNKRSILQILE, from the coding sequence ATGGCGGAATCCCCATTGAAGAGCCTGGTTGAAGCGATGACGAAACTCATCGTGGATTATCCTGATAAAGTCGAAATCAAGGAGATCGAAGGAGAGCAAACGTCCGTCATCGAACTTCGGGTGGCCAAGGAAGACCTTGGGAAGGTCATCGGGAAGGAAGGCCGGACCGCTCACGCGATGCGGACGATCCTGGGAGCGGCGTCGAGCCGGGTCAACAAAAGGTCCATCCTGCAAATCTTGGAATAG
- the trmD gene encoding tRNA (guanosine(37)-N1)-methyltransferase TrmD has translation MRFDILTLFPGMFESYLRESILKRAQDGGKIEIGIWNIRDYSTDKHHTTDDSPFGGGAGMVLKPEPIADALEAVRRNTGAGRTILLSPRGCLFTQEIARRLASNSHLILLCGRYEGVDERVSTSLVDEEISIGDYVLSGGELAALVVLESVARLLPGVLGAADGPLHDSFTEGLLEHPQYTRPREFGGHSVPDVLLDGDHKKIEAWRRQQSLIATARTRPDLLPHAHLTDEDVAFLREQGYEVLPRKKG, from the coding sequence ATGCGTTTCGACATCCTCACCCTCTTCCCCGGCATGTTCGAGTCCTATCTCCGGGAGAGCATCCTGAAGCGCGCGCAGGATGGGGGAAAGATCGAGATCGGCATTTGGAACATTCGCGACTATTCGACCGACAAGCACCACACAACAGACGATTCCCCCTTCGGCGGCGGGGCGGGAATGGTGCTGAAACCCGAACCGATCGCAGATGCGCTGGAAGCCGTGCGCCGGAACACGGGAGCCGGACGGACCATCCTGCTGAGCCCGCGCGGATGCCTTTTCACCCAGGAGATCGCCCGGAGGCTCGCCTCAAATTCGCACCTCATCCTCCTGTGCGGCCGGTATGAGGGAGTGGACGAAAGAGTTTCCACCTCACTGGTCGATGAGGAGATTTCCATCGGAGACTACGTACTGAGCGGCGGCGAATTGGCGGCTCTCGTGGTGCTCGAAAGCGTTGCGCGACTATTGCCCGGCGTCCTGGGTGCGGCCGACGGACCCTTGCACGATTCCTTCACGGAGGGGCTCCTGGAACATCCCCAATACACCCGGCCACGCGAGTTCGGAGGCCACAGCGTACCGGACGTTCTCCTGGACGGCGATCACAAGAAAATCGAGGCCTGGCGCCGTCAGCAAAGCCTGATCGCCACCGCCCGAACCCGGCCCGATCTTCTGCCCCACGCCCATCTGACCGATGAGGATGTTGCATTCTTGCGAGAACAAGGGTATGAAGTACTCCCTCGGAAGAAAGGATGA
- the rplS gene encoding 50S ribosomal protein L19: MKAIQLAEQAHLKVRGTAFRVGDAVSIHFRIREGDKERIQQFQGVVTRKRGSGMGQTFTVRKVSFGVGVERTFPFHSPLIEKIDLVSRAKVRRSRLYYLRKLKGRKARLKESVLQMAVAEKPPVTTEEIQAEVAAAEAAVPSSEGKA, encoded by the coding sequence ATGAAAGCTATCCAACTCGCGGAACAGGCCCATTTGAAGGTCCGCGGAACGGCCTTCCGTGTGGGCGATGCCGTCAGCATTCATTTTCGAATCCGCGAAGGTGACAAGGAAAGGATTCAGCAGTTCCAGGGCGTCGTCACGCGCAAGCGCGGCTCTGGAATGGGGCAGACCTTCACCGTTCGCAAAGTCTCCTTCGGCGTAGGCGTCGAACGGACTTTCCCCTTTCACTCTCCCCTCATCGAGAAAATCGATCTCGTCAGCCGCGCGAAGGTTCGCCGCTCGCGCCTCTACTACCTCCGCAAACTCAAGGGGCGGAAGGCGCGGCTGAAGGAATCCGTTCTCCAGATGGCCGTGGCCGAAAAGCCGCCCGTGACCACCGAGGAGATCCAGGCCGAAGTCGCCGCCGCCGAGGCCGCGGTTCCCTCCTCCGAAGGAAAAGCCTAG
- a CDS encoding YraN family protein translates to MAFFRRLRVLSKKDVGDEGETLAVRFLKQNGYRILVRNYRCALGEIDIVALHDKTISFVEVKSRRSARFGPAAAAVTPRKQGQIIKAAQAYLASGKWDGFDFRFDVVAIDWQNDRPMIQHIAGAFETP, encoded by the coding sequence TTGGCGTTCTTCCGCCGCCTCCGGGTCCTATCAAAGAAGGATGTCGGCGACGAAGGCGAGACCCTGGCCGTCCGATTCCTCAAGCAGAATGGCTATCGCATCCTGGTTCGAAACTACCGATGCGCCCTCGGTGAGATCGACATCGTCGCCCTCCACGACAAAACGATTTCCTTCGTAGAAGTGAAATCGCGCCGATCCGCCCGGTTCGGGCCGGCGGCCGCGGCCGTGACGCCCCGGAAACAGGGGCAAATCATCAAGGCGGCGCAAGCCTACCTCGCGTCCGGAAAATGGGATGGATTCGATTTCAGGTTTGACGTGGTGGCCATCGATTGGCAGAATGACCGCCCGATGATCCAACACATCGCGGGGGCCTTCGAGACCCCATGA
- a CDS encoding VOC family protein: MKVDHIAFAVEDIEKAVEFFTKYLEAKVGTSRTPGYDGRFNFANLKIGDFKIELLEDGGHESFVKKYIEKRGTGFHHITLYVDDLDAVVSRLEKDGIRVVDRWEMGGWKTAFIHPKSAFGILVQFWQKPAKGAEEE; the protein is encoded by the coding sequence ATGAAAGTCGATCACATTGCATTTGCCGTCGAGGACATCGAGAAGGCCGTCGAGTTCTTCACGAAGTACCTGGAGGCCAAAGTGGGCACGAGCCGCACGCCGGGGTACGACGGGCGGTTCAACTTCGCCAATCTGAAGATCGGTGATTTCAAAATTGAGCTTCTCGAGGACGGGGGGCACGAAAGCTTCGTGAAGAAATACATCGAGAAAAGGGGCACGGGATTTCATCACATCACGCTGTACGTGGACGACCTCGATGCGGTTGTGTCGCGATTGGAAAAGGACGGCATCCGGGTGGTGGACCGGTGGGAGATGGGCGGCTGGAAGACCGCCTTCATTCACCCCAAATCCGCGTTCGGCATCCTGGTGCAATTCTGGCAGAAACCCGCCAAGGGAGCGGAGGAAGAATAG
- a CDS encoding adenine nucleotide alpha hydrolase codes for MARKILLSWSSGKDSAWTLHVLRQSGEFQIAGLLTTVNEAFDRVAMHAVRRELLEAQAASAGLPLWPVPLPWPCPNEEYESRMRTACERAVREGIEGVAFGDLFLEDVRRYREEQLAGTGLQPVFPLWQIPTDRLARDMISGGLRARLTCIDPKVLSAAFAGREFDSALLSDFPAGVDPCGEKGEFHSFAYAGPMFREPVSIRSGEVVERDGFVFADLLPGAAELPRSPS; via the coding sequence ATGGCAAGAAAGATTCTTCTCTCCTGGAGCAGCGGAAAAGACAGCGCGTGGACCCTCCACGTTTTGCGGCAGTCGGGTGAATTCCAAATCGCCGGCCTGCTGACGACGGTCAACGAGGCGTTCGACCGAGTCGCGATGCACGCGGTTCGTCGCGAGCTTTTGGAAGCGCAGGCCGCCTCCGCGGGCCTACCCCTCTGGCCCGTTCCGCTCCCCTGGCCGTGCCCCAACGAGGAATACGAAAGCAGGATGAGAACGGCATGCGAAAGGGCCGTGCGCGAGGGAATCGAGGGCGTGGCCTTCGGGGACCTCTTCCTGGAGGACGTGCGCCGCTATCGCGAGGAGCAACTGGCCGGGACCGGGCTTCAGCCGGTTTTCCCACTCTGGCAGATTCCCACCGATCGGCTCGCGCGGGACATGATTTCCGGCGGGCTTCGCGCGCGGCTGACGTGCATTGATCCGAAAGTCCTTTCGGCCGCCTTCGCCGGGCGCGAATTCGACTCCGCGCTCCTTTCAGATTTCCCCGCCGGCGTCGATCCCTGCGGCGAGAAAGGGGAATTCCACTCCTTCGCCTACGCCGGCCCAATGTTCAGGGAGCCGGTTTCCATTCGATCCGGTGAAGTGGTCGAACGCGATGGCTTCGTCTTTGCCGACCTCCTTCCCGGCGCCGCCGAGTTGCCTCGTTCGCCTTCCTGA
- a CDS encoding diguanylate cyclase, with the protein MSAKILVVDDNATNLDVLGEVLRSKGYTVDSASDGAEAMAKFKKDPPHMVLLDLRMPGLTGFDVLSRMRVDPAHGDIPILILSGSEDLPTKVQGLDAGADDFLTKPVEPKELIARVRAHLRARDLTEQLKANLERARQFAEFSRHVTVLDRSKLSETLKADLPALLGVNLFSLYVLTTQGEILEHWADNHPSPPLDQYVDVERPGMMSQAVKSGLPVIVSDYSKLDFPTGSEEVKYTQSFAASYPLLLEQGSAIGVLNLNDLQDGSFDPMDQLNVSRMSDQLALVVNNILMHERAQELSRRDSLTGLLNHATFQLEMDALFNTAARYNRDLSVVMVDLDHFKLINDKYGHLFGDKVLVSVGWNIRQLCRQADISGRYGGEEFILVLPETDLEGAVKMAERLREGIKGTRFLREGLPVEVRASAGVSSIASGRPRDKAELIQQADQALYLAKRNGRDRVETFAA; encoded by the coding sequence ATGAGCGCCAAGATCCTGGTGGTGGATGACAACGCTACCAACCTTGACGTGCTTGGGGAGGTGCTGAGATCGAAAGGATACACCGTCGACTCGGCCTCCGACGGCGCCGAGGCGATGGCCAAGTTTAAGAAGGACCCGCCGCACATGGTTCTACTTGACCTCCGGATGCCGGGCCTCACCGGATTCGACGTTCTCTCCCGGATGCGGGTGGACCCGGCTCACGGCGATATCCCGATTCTCATCCTCTCCGGCAGCGAGGATCTGCCGACCAAAGTGCAGGGGTTGGACGCCGGCGCAGATGATTTCCTCACCAAGCCCGTTGAGCCGAAAGAGCTCATCGCCCGGGTCCGGGCCCACCTTCGGGCAAGGGATCTGACCGAACAACTGAAGGCCAACCTCGAACGGGCCCGGCAATTTGCGGAATTCAGCCGGCATGTGACGGTCCTCGACCGTTCCAAGCTATCCGAAACGCTCAAGGCCGATCTCCCGGCGCTCCTCGGAGTGAATCTCTTCTCGCTCTATGTCTTGACCACGCAAGGCGAGATTCTTGAACACTGGGCGGACAACCACCCGTCGCCTCCGCTCGATCAGTATGTGGACGTTGAACGGCCGGGGATGATGTCACAGGCCGTCAAATCCGGCCTCCCGGTCATCGTGTCGGACTACTCGAAACTCGATTTCCCCACCGGCTCCGAAGAGGTGAAGTACACCCAATCATTCGCCGCTTCCTACCCGCTGCTCCTGGAACAAGGGTCCGCCATCGGGGTGCTGAATCTCAATGACCTCCAGGACGGATCTTTCGATCCCATGGACCAACTAAACGTCTCGCGGATGAGCGACCAGCTCGCGCTCGTCGTCAACAACATCCTCATGCACGAGCGCGCCCAGGAATTATCCCGTAGGGACTCACTCACCGGACTCCTGAACCACGCGACGTTTCAGCTTGAGATGGACGCCTTGTTCAACACCGCCGCGCGATACAATCGCGATCTTTCGGTAGTCATGGTGGATCTGGATCATTTCAAGCTCATCAACGACAAGTACGGCCACCTCTTTGGCGACAAAGTGCTGGTCTCGGTCGGTTGGAACATCCGACAGCTTTGCCGTCAGGCGGACATCTCCGGCCGTTACGGGGGAGAGGAATTCATCCTTGTCCTCCCGGAAACCGATCTCGAAGGCGCGGTGAAAATGGCGGAACGGCTCCGCGAAGGGATCAAGGGGACTCGATTCCTACGGGAAGGGCTCCCGGTGGAAGTGCGCGCGAGCGCCGGGGTCAGTTCCATCGCCTCGGGCCGGCCGCGGGACAAGGCCGAACTGATTCAGCAGGCGGATCAGGCGCTGTATCTGGCCAAACGGAACGGCCGCGACCGAGTCGAGACCTTCGCCGCCTGA
- a CDS encoding response regulator, producing the protein MAKVLVVEDNPDTRDIWTTLLEASGFEVVVAEDGARGVETALAHRPDVILMDYSLPVIDGWEAARRIHLNPEMRSTPVIGITAHAYVADREKALRAGCADFLTKPCEPKEVLAAVRRALNAKAAA; encoded by the coding sequence ATGGCCAAGGTGCTCGTGGTGGAAGACAATCCCGACACGCGCGACATCTGGACGACCTTGCTCGAGGCGAGTGGATTCGAAGTTGTGGTGGCGGAGGACGGCGCGCGAGGAGTCGAGACGGCGCTCGCCCATCGCCCGGACGTAATCCTGATGGATTATTCCCTCCCGGTCATCGACGGATGGGAGGCCGCCCGCCGAATTCACCTGAATCCCGAAATGCGATCGACCCCGGTCATCGGGATCACCGCGCACGCCTACGTGGCGGATCGCGAGAAAGCCCTGCGCGCCGGCTGCGCCGATTTCCTGACCAAGCCCTGTGAACCGAAAGAAGTACTGGCCGCCGTGCGGCGCGCGCTGAACGCAAAGGCGGCGGCATGA
- a CDS encoding sigma-54-dependent Fis family transcriptional regulator, translating into MARRPQVLVVDDDPAVTDYLAHKLKDEYEVSTASSAAGALELLVQKSIDLVLLDLCLGDQSNAGLGLLPKIKDIDSTIEVIVITAGYEPENAFDAGKRGAFDYVQKPIDDEQLTRLRLTGRKALEKRRMNRESMAYRKAAEEQHPHQILFESSAMQSVMRAVKEVAPTDTAVLITGETGVGKELVARAVHRLSRRAERPFVAVHLAAVPDNLLESDLFGHEKGAFTGAMNRRLGKFELADNGTLFFDEIGTMSPQVQVRLLRVLQEREIERIGGERMIPVDVRVISATNMDLQKAMDGGQFRTDLYYRLHTVPIHVPPLRERQEDIPVLAKAFLARFASRYGKKFSSLSPEAARSLSAYSWPGNVRELEHVVERIVSMHEGETVEERHLPLELGLHAGGTGSSNARLKSTLENAERQIIVEALSANAHNQSRTAETLGIDRTTLIYKMKKLGIRSSVQ; encoded by the coding sequence ATGGCTCGACGACCGCAGGTGTTGGTAGTGGACGATGATCCCGCGGTCACCGACTACCTCGCCCATAAGCTGAAAGATGAATACGAGGTGTCAACGGCATCGAGCGCGGCCGGCGCGCTGGAACTCCTCGTGCAGAAATCCATCGATCTCGTGCTCCTCGATCTTTGCCTTGGGGATCAGAGCAACGCGGGCCTCGGACTTCTCCCCAAAATCAAGGACATCGATTCGACGATCGAGGTCATCGTGATCACCGCGGGGTACGAGCCGGAGAACGCCTTCGACGCGGGCAAGCGCGGCGCGTTCGATTACGTGCAGAAACCCATCGATGACGAGCAACTCACACGGCTCCGACTGACCGGACGGAAAGCCTTGGAGAAGCGGCGAATGAATCGCGAATCGATGGCGTATCGCAAAGCGGCGGAGGAGCAACACCCGCACCAGATCCTGTTCGAATCTTCCGCGATGCAGTCGGTGATGCGCGCCGTGAAAGAAGTGGCCCCGACCGATACGGCCGTTCTCATTACAGGCGAAACAGGCGTGGGAAAGGAACTTGTCGCCCGAGCCGTGCATCGACTCAGTCGGCGGGCGGAACGTCCATTCGTGGCCGTTCATCTCGCCGCTGTGCCGGACAACCTCCTTGAAAGCGACCTCTTCGGCCACGAGAAAGGCGCCTTTACAGGAGCGATGAATCGCCGGCTTGGAAAATTCGAGCTGGCGGACAACGGGACACTGTTCTTCGACGAGATCGGCACCATGTCGCCGCAGGTGCAGGTCCGTCTCCTCCGGGTTCTGCAAGAGCGGGAGATCGAACGGATCGGCGGCGAGAGGATGATTCCGGTGGACGTTCGCGTCATTTCCGCCACGAACATGGATCTCCAGAAGGCGATGGATGGCGGGCAATTTCGAACAGATCTCTACTATCGGCTCCACACCGTGCCCATCCACGTACCGCCTCTCCGCGAGAGGCAGGAGGATATTCCCGTGCTGGCGAAAGCCTTTCTGGCGCGTTTCGCCTCCCGATACGGCAAGAAGTTTTCGTCGCTCAGTCCGGAAGCCGCGAGAAGTCTCTCGGCTTACTCCTGGCCGGGGAACGTGCGCGAGTTGGAACACGTTGTCGAACGGATCGTGTCCATGCACGAGGGTGAGACCGTGGAGGAGCGACATCTCCCGCTTGAACTGGGACTTCACGCCGGCGGAACCGGCTCGTCGAATGCCAGATTGAAGAGCACTCTGGAGAATGCGGAACGACAAATCATTGTCGAGGCCCTCTCGGCAAATGCGCACAATCAGTCGCGAACGGCGGAAACGCTGGGAATCGATCGCACCACGCTGATCTATAAGATGAAGAAGCTCGGAATCCGCTCGTCCGTGCAGTGA